A segment of the Triticum urartu cultivar G1812 chromosome 1, Tu2.1, whole genome shotgun sequence genome:
attttgctctagtgcttcacttatatcttttttagagcatgacggtggttttattttatagaaattgttgaactctcatgctgcacttatattattttgagactCTTTtgaaacagcatggtaatttgctttggttataaaattagtcctaatatgatacgCATCCAAGAGGgacataataaaaactttcatataaagtgcattgaatactatgagaagtttgattcctaaTGATTGTATTGAGATATAAAGAttgtgatattagagtcatgctagtgagtaattatgtattgtagaaatacttatgttaaagtttgtgattcccgtagcatgcacgtacggtgaaccattatgtgatgaagtcggagcatggtatatttattgattgtcttccttatgagtggcggtcggggacgagcgatgttcttttcctaccaataaatccccctaggagcatgcacgtagtacttccttttgataactaatagatttttgcaataagtaatttatgactaatgttgagtctatggattatacgcactctcacccttccaccattgctagcctctctagtaccgcgcaacttttgccggtaccatactcccaccatataccttcctcgaaacagccaccatacctacctattatggcatttccatagccattccgagatatactgCGATGCAACTTTCCCCGTTCtgattattatgacacgcttcatcattgtcatattggtTTGCATGATcggcatcgtatttgtggcaaaggaacctttcataattctttcaaaCATGTCACttttgagtcattgcacatcccggtacaccgcggGAGGCATTCaaatagtcatattttgttctaagtatcaagttgtaatttttgagttgtaagtaaataaaaatgtgatgatcttcattaccagagcattgtcccatgtgaggaaaggatgatggagattatgattcccccacaagtcaagatgagactccggacgaaaaaaatagGCCAAAAAAAAGTGAAGACCCAAAAAAAacgagagaaaagagagaaggggcaatgttgctatcctttttccacagttgtgcttcaaagtagcaccatgatcttcatgatagagagtgtCCTATGttctcactttcatatactagtgtgaatttttcattatagaacttggcttgtatattccaatgatgggcttcctcgaattgacctaggtcttcgtgagcaagcgagttggatgcacacccacttagtgtCCTTTTTGAACTTTCATTAACTTATAGCTCTACTGCTTCCGTTGCGtggtaatccctactcactcgcattgatatctattaatgggcatatccatagcctgttgatacgcctagttgatgtgagactatctccttctttttgtcttctccacaaccaccatattctattccacctatagtgctatgtccatggctcacgctcatggattgcttgaaagttgaaaaggtttgagaacaccaaaagtatgaaacaattgtttggcttgtcatcggggttctgcatgatttgaatatttcgtgtgatgaagatggagcatagccagactatatgattttgtagggataactttctttggccatgttattttgagaagacataattgccttattagtatgcttgaagtattattgttttttaTCTCAATATTAAACTTCTTTTTAATCTTATGggtctgaacattcatgccacaacaAAGAAATATTACATGGATAAATacgttaggtagcattccacatgaaaaattctgtttttatcatttacctactcgaggatgagcaggaattaagcttggggacgcttgatacgtctccaacgtatgtataatttttcattgttccatgctattatattctTTGTTCTCGATGTTtaatatgcattaatatgctattttatattatttttcagactaacctattaacctagagcctggTGCCAGTTTCAGTTTTTTCGTTGTTTTAATGCTTCATAGagaaggaataccaaatggagtccaaacggaataaaaccttcgtgATAATTTTTCTTGGGCCAGAAGacacctaggagacttggagatcaaatcggaagagccacgaggcggccacaagggtggagggcgcgccccttccttgtgggccccccgtgactccaccgacctacttcttcgtcctatatattcccaaatatccccaaaccaccagaagcatccacgaaaTCACTTCGAAACCtactgtacccgtgagatcccatctaggggccttttccggcatcctaacggatggggattcgatcacggagggcttctacatcaactctattgcccttccgaaaaagcgtgagtagtttacctcaaacctacagctccatagctagtagctagatggcttcttctctctctctttgattctcaataccatgttctcctcgatgttcttggagatttatccgatgtaatcttgttctgcggtgtgtttgacgagatccgatgaattgtggatttatgatcagcttatctacgaatattatttgaatcttctccgaattcgtatatgcatgatttgatatctttgtaattctcttcgaactatcggtttagtttgtccaactagattggtttttcttgcaatgggataagtgcttagctttgggttcaatccgAAAGTAGGGTCAGcgaggcacatattgtattgttgccatcgagcctaaaaagatggggtttacatcatattgcttgagtttaatcctctacatcatgtcatcttacttaatgtgtgactctgttcttcatgaattTAATGCTATATATGCAGGCAGGTGTCgctcgatgagtggagtaatagtagtagatgcagacaggaatcggtctacttgacacggacgtgatgcctatatttcataatcattgccttagatatcgtcaaagctttgcgcttttctatcaattgctcgacagtaattcgttcacccaccgtattatttgctatcttgagagaagccactagcaaaacctatggcccccgggtctattttccatcatattagcttctgatctactattttgcagTCTTTTattttccgatctataaaccaaaaataccgaAAATTTACTTTATCTCTTgtttagttttatctatctctatcagatctcacttttgcaagtaaccataaagggattgacaatccctttatcgcgctgggtgcaagttgtttgattgtttgtgcatgtCTTGGTGATTTGTGCGTGTcgcctactggattgatatcttggttctataactgagggaaatacttatatctactttgctgcatcaccctttcctcttcaagggaaaaaccaatgcaagctcaggAAGTAGCACTCCTCTATATGGAAGCGATACCCATTCACATCATACTTTTCACATTTCATGTCCCGAGCATTAAAACCATTGGACACCCATCTCAATTCATCATCCATAGAGGTGTTTGGATATTTGCCCTACAAGTTTAATTGAAGTTGATGGGTGCTTTAGTTCCATTAACTAATAAATGTTGAACTAGAAGTTGAACTAGGGGAATGTGAAAAATTACTTTCTCCATGAACCAAGCAACAAAATTTTTCCTTCCAGGGGCACCGTTTCGGAGAAGAGTAAGTGCCACCACCTTAGCAGGAGGAATCCTTCCCGTCCACTCCTCCTGTACGAATTGACTAAAAGAAGAAAATCGGTGTTAGACCGAGAGAACATAAAGAATAGCATAAAGGAATTGTGAAGTGGTATTACCTCATCCAGTCTTCCTCAACttccttgatgttgtgcaagaCATAGAACATGATGTCGTCCCACTTTTGTTCTAGCATGTTATAAGGTTTCGAGCCCCCGGCCATGCCACATTGCCCACCAAATAGATCAAGCTTGGGTTTATACTCGGGCTCTTCTATATTATATCGAGACACCTTATAATGGAGAATGGGAATGTGGTCTGGGTAGTACGATGTCCTGAGGTCTGACACCTCCTCTAGGATAACTGCCTCAACTATGAAACCTTcaatcttagctttgtttccacatTTGGATCGGAGATGCCAGTTCTGTCTCTCAGCGCCGTACTGCCAACGATTCTGCAGAGGGCCCCCCCAACAATACCTCCTTCGCGAGGTGGAAATTGAGATGTATCATCGGAATAAAGAAGCCTgctggaaagatcttctctagcttGCATATCAACCAGCATTTGCCTTCTTATGCAATTTTTCAATCTCGTCGCGACATACTTCTTTAGCACATAGCGTGCGGAAGAAATACCTTAGCTCCGCAAGCACTCGCCAGACATGCTCGGGGACATAGCCTCGAACCATCACAGGCAATATCCGCTCAATCCATACATGATAGTCTTGGCTCTTGAGCTCGGTCACTTTGCCAGTTGAAAGATTGACTCCCTTACTTATATTCGATGCATAACCATTACTGAACTTCACAATGTGTTTGAGCCACATAAGTACTTCCTTCTTGTTTGGCGGGTTAAGGACGAAGGCCGCATGTTTACACGTGGTCTATCACAAATTTTCTGTTGATCGGCTCTAGCTTTAGCATTATCCTTTGTCTTATCAGGAATATTGAGGATCGTGGCAAAAAGGGACTCTGTGACATTCTTTTCGGTGTGCATCACATCGATGTTATAAGGAagtttgaggtccttgaaataggGAAGCTTCATGAACGGGGTAATCTGAGTCCAGTTGTGCGTATCACCATATCCCTCAAAGCGTTTGCCTTTGCCTTTGCATTTTGCCTTGCCCTTATCCTTCGCTTTTccctttggctttgcctttgCCTTCACCTTTAGGCTTGACAGCTTTTAGCTAAGCAAGAACATCTACCCCATAAAAACGTTGGAATCTCGTTTACTTCATGGACAGCCCGGCCTTtcatgaagttcttcttgtcttccctgTCTGGATGGTCTGGAGGGAGAAACTATCAATGCAGGTCAAATGCTACATACATGCCACCCTTCTGCAGCCAAATTAAACGTAGAGCCTGCATGCACACTGCGCATGGCATCTTCCCACTTGTACACCATCCGCAGAATAGGGCATACCCGGGAAAGTCATGCAAGCAATACATCAaccaaactttcatcaagaaatttttTTGCAGATGTCGATCATAGGTCAACCTCGGGAAGTACCAGGAATGGAGCAAATCATCCACCAGCGGCTGCATAAAAACTCCCAAATTCTTTCCCGGGTATTCAGGCCCTGGAATGATCAGCGACAAGAACATGGTCTTGCGTTGCATTAGGACACCGGGAGGGAGATTGAGCGGAATAACAAACACGGGCCAGCGGCTGTATGCATTGGACGATATGCCATATGGATTGAACCCATCGCATGTTAACGCAATTCTGACATTCCCAGCCTCGGCTGCTTCCTCGGGATATTCTTCATCgtgccacttcatcattttggcagactCCTCCGTGATGAAAAGGCGTTGCAGTCTTTCTATGAAATGGAGATACCGAAGAATCTTTACGGGGATGTCTAGTTGCTTCTTCTCACCATGCTCATCGACCACCTCATGGTATCGAGAGGAACAACACTTCCTACAGTACTTGTCATCTATGAATTATGAGAAAATAGATGTTTGTCCGAAGAATTGCCTTTTGTCCATGACAGCCAATGCCTAGAGCCGGCCAGATTTTTATGGCGCCGATCGCTTGGTAGCGCCACCTAATTGTCACCCTTATGCCGATGACTGCTATAGGCCGACGGCCCATCTCGGCATAGGGGAAGAGATGCCGACGGCCTGTCTACTCCGACGGCCCCCGTTGGCATAGACTGAGATTTGCCGACGGCTTTACTACGCCTACGTCCTTTCCCCGGCCGTCGGCGTATCGCCGCCTATGCTGACGGGGGCCGTCCGCATAGATAAAGCCGTTGGCAGATGCAGTTATTCTGGTACATACTCTAGAATTGGAGATTAGCTGGCTCCACCGATCTCCAAAACTGTATAAGGTTAGAGTATTGCTTCCATATAGATGGATGTATGTTCTTGCATTGTAGATGGCGTGGTCATGGCGCGACTGCTTTGTTGGCCCAGTCCCGACGCCCATGTACATATCACTGAACGCTTGATTTAATCCAATATGAAACCAGGAGGGCGAGCTCCTTAATTTGATAAAATAAACTTGCGACTGAAGGCAATCAATGAGATATGTGTGTAGTGCCCGCAAACCTCCCGGTATAAGCACATGCGTGGGTGTTACCGCCACACGCATGAAATTGAAGCAGGTTGATGCCGCAACCATTCAAATAGTGATGTTTCGCCGAGTGAGTATGTGGATATCATATTCAGGTCGGCCGGCAAAGGGTTACCGTCAATTGGTAGTATATGTGTGTCGTCGCTGACAGGGTTGTTTCTTCCAAGAACCACATCGCCGTACATGCGTGTGCATATGTGCATAATTGCTTCTCACAGGCCCTTTTTCTTTCCCCGCCCCCGTGTATGTGTCACTTTCATGCTAGCAATTTGCCATTATGTTCAATCTTAGCGCTCCTGCCTGCTGGCAGAGCTCAATTATTCTTCTTGTTCCACACGCTATGTTTCTTCCGGACTGCGCTCGATCTCTTCTGTGACTATGACAGCCAATGCATAGAGCCAGCCAGATTTTCATGGCGCCGATCGATTGGTAGCGCCACATAATTGTCACCACTGACCACGGCAGGTGAATTTTGCATGCATGCAGGCAATTTACGCCCAAACTGGCGATGAAAGATAGTTTATTTTTGAATAAAGTTGTATTGCTTGAGTCAATTTGTGCCAACTAACGAGGAAAGACAATTCGTATCATATGAGGACTGCCTTTTCCCTTCCAACCAATCTAAGCCGCTCTATTCACAGCCGAGTACTCATTTGAATTAAACTTGGCACAAAGAAAAGTTGTGAGTTCCTGCTGAAATGAACTCGTCAAAAGATCAGAACTATGCACAAAACCAGATTCCAGTAGTCCAGCTGGCTACTTACTCTGCGTCGCCTCTGCAGCCAAGTCGCGTGACAAATCGACGAGGAGGAAGCATCAGGAGCAATCAGTTGTGGCTTGGTTGTCACTCGAGTGAAGCTGGTCGGTTGAGTAGTAATCGGTAGTTGTGGGTTTATagttcgtgtgtgtgtgtgtgcgtggaGTTAGTGAGTTAGTGGCTGCGTTTTAGCCGTGTGCCTTTGGCTATTTAAGTCATGATTGTAATTGCATTTAGTGGTGAAGAAATATAAGACAAGGCACAAGGTGTATGCGTGCCAAGTCTTTGTGTGTGTATTCTTCTATGtttgtgtgtctgtgtgtgtgtgttctcCCCTGGGAAAACCCAACAAAGTGGACCTCCATCAAAGGAGCACCTGCAACCGTAACCAGCAGGCGCTGTATACAGAGCCGCCAATCAGGGCAGCCGCCGGTGCAAGGCTGCGGCATCAAGGGTTCACCCGTGCCACCTTCCCGGAGAGCGACGTGACGTCTCTGTTAAATGTCCGAGCGACCTGCAGGAATATACAGCTGGGAAATGGAAAATAATACTGGAAAATCGAAGCATTAATGTTGATGGCACAGTTCAGCACCCAAAGCTTCCTGATCCACCCCAGTAAACAAATAGTACCTGCTAACGAACTGAACCACGACCAATCACCCACCAATAACTAAGATTGTTGGGGGGTTGGATAATCCACGGTCCAGGATTTGGATAAATGGAGCAGTGACTACAGGCAGTAAGAACCTAGCTCCATACCTGAATTCAGTTTATCTGGCAAAGAATTGTGAAGTTCGATTGGCTTGAGAAGACTGAAAGAAACTGGGGGCTGTGTTGAAGTGCTCATTTTGCCTGCCATTGCGACCGCCAGGTGAAGCTAGTACCTTTATGCATCAATTGTGTGATGATTTTGCAGAGTAAAATCACTTCCGCTTGTCTTATTTGGGAGACTTGGATCGATAGAAGTCGGCCGTAATTACCCCTTTGTTATCATCAAACAGTACCATAGGCTATTACTATAGGCTATAATAGATTACATACCCTAGGTAGGATTGCTTTTGGCTCTTAATTCAGGATCAAAGTTGAAAGGAAGGCACTTAATTTGGCGATTAATAGCTGCGCCTTGGTTCTGCCGATGCTGTCGGGTGGCCTAATGAACCCGGACGGTTCTTCAGACCCGGTATCCAAAAATTAACTACGGTTTGGTGGAAATTTGGGGAAAAAAGGGTCTCGAATAGATCCCGTGCACGTGGGATCCTGTAAACTAGACACCAACTTTCCTTTGATTTAAGGAAAGTTTTACTTCCCTTAAATTTTGATGCTTCCTTTATCGTAAAGTTTCATGATTGCCTATTCGACTTCAACCCTTCGCGTGACTCGTCTCCTCCTCCGGATATTGCGAAACCAAGTGAAATGACAGAGGACATGCTGGTGAGTATTTTTTGTGCATATCATTCTTTCAGTTGTTGATCCAAAGTTCTAATATGACTTTGGTAACTTCTCAGCTCAGCTACACAAAAAACATGTACGAGCATAGGCATCCCAAACATATATTGCATCCAAGCTGGATGGAGGAGCCAGTGGATACGGTTTTGGGAGTAGCAACGGTGATGGATGTCGGTCATGATGATCTACTAGTGATCTTCATATTTATGCCTTTTCTTGCTCatatccttattttcatgaaccATATATCACATTTTTTATCTTCGTGTTTGAACCATTTGATTAAGCCTACTTTGATTTATTATGTTTAAATTATTATCAACTATGTGAGTTCGATTTAGCATTCTTTCAATTATTATGATTGTATATAGACATATGCATCTGTGATTTGTAGTTTTGTTTAAAAGGAAATAGGGGAGTTAATTATTTAGGTGAAGAAGTTTAGGGGATCTGACAAAAGTACAATATATTATGGAGGTAGCTATGTATCATACTCTATGCATGAATTATTACTTACTTATGATACTATCCATTTACGACCAGCTTACAGAAAGTTTTTAAAGGGAATTGTTGGAGTTGTTGTAGAAGTACATGCTCCAGCCAATACAACAAAAGACCGATCTGATAGAAGAAACTATGCAGTACTTTTATGCATCAACACTCCCCTCACTTGTGGCTCTCTTAGGCCTAAACGTAGACCGAAAGTGTGCTGCAATTTAATTGCGCCAGCCGGATCTTGAATTCAAAACCTTTTCGCTCCGATACCATGTAGAAGTGCATGTTCTAAGCAATGCAACCAAAGAACCGATCTGATTGAAGAGACTAGGCAATACATTTATACGTCAACAATAGCTCCCGTTTAGTTCCCGATAATCAATCCTCTTTTCCTTCACAAAATTTATGCCACCAGAACAAAATTGCccattactccctccgtccggatttaTTAGGCCTAAAGACAACTTTTCTTTTACCAAGACACATAGTAATTTGCTTACATTAATTCTTTCATTTTACTTCCAATGCACTCTCTGGCATGCATGCAGCCAATGAAAAAGCAACATGCAGTGTATTAATTCCCTGGCCATAGCATCAACAACAATGGCTTTCAATGCAACCAATGAAGtggttgcatgcatgcacctttCCAAAGCGTAGGCCTTATAAAAAGGGACATGCTTGTGATGTTGTGAGGCCTAACAAACCCGGACGGAGGAAGTAGTTAGCATGGATGATACTATGATGCTCACACTACGAGTAGTCTAAGTTGAATCAGTTAACACAGATGGAGCAGCATGGTCATGGAACTAAATTATAACGATTGATCAACCGAGGAATAGAGCTTTTATTTTGTTCGCGGGGCTTGGAAACAGCTCCCTACTGGACCAAGTATTAAGTCTAGTAAATGCGAGAGAGGTTGATGATCATATGGCTGCACGCACGGCGCCAGAAGTTTGGCTTTAAAGTTCCGCACTACTCACTCACACTAGTATTGACAGAGGCATAAAGTAGTCCACACGCACCTACACAAGGTTCGCATTGCTGTGTACCACCGGGCCGTGGACGATTGCATTTCCATTGTTACCGTCCCGGCCTGGACGTGATGGAGTGGCTTGAACCGCAGGAGGTGGGCAGCAGACTCTGCGAACTCAAGCCCGTGCACCTCTTCCTGGCCTGCTTCCTCCCGTCCGCAATGGCCGTCGTCTACCTCATGCTGCGCCCGCGCGCCGTGTACCTCAAGGACTACGCCGGCTTCCGTACGACGCATACCTGTCGCATCCCCTTCGCCAGCTTCCTTGAGCACGCCAAGCAACTGCCGGATCTCAATGAGCGTAGCATCAGGTTCATGACGCGGTTGCtggagcgctcggggctcggggAGGAGACATGTCTGCCTCCGACACACCACTACATCGGAACGCACAAATATTGCACCATTGATGCCGCCCGCGCCGAGTTCGAGCTCGTGACTTTCTCGGCCATAGACGATGTGCTCGCCAAGACCGGCGTTGCCCCTGAAGCCATCGACATACTAATCGTCAACTGCAGTTTGTTCTGTCCCTCGCCGTCCTTGGTGGACATGATCATAAACAAGTACAAGTTGCGGAGTGATATCCGTAGCATGCACCTCTCCGGTATGGGATGTAGCGCTGGTCTTATCTCCGTGGGGCTCGCCAGGAACCTCTTGCAGGTCGCTCCCGAGGGGGCACACGCTCTTGTCATCTCCACAGAGACCATCACGCCAAACTACTACCTCGGGACAGAGCGCGCAATGCTCCTGCCCAACTGCCTCTTCCGCGTAGGCGGGGCGGCCGCGCTGTTGTCAACATCATCGAAAAAGGCCCGGTTCCGCCTTAAGCATGTCGTACGTACGCTTACCGGTGCTCAAGATAGTGCGTACCGGTGCGTATTTCAGGAGGAGGATGAAAAAGGCCACCGGGGGATAAACCTCAGCATTGACCTGATGAACATAGCCGGCGACGCGCTCAAGTCCAACATCACGGCAATGGGGCCACTCGTCCTGCCGGTTAAGGAGCAGCTTATGTTCGCCTTCTCCTTCGTTGCACGGAAGGTGGTCGGCTGGCGAGTAAAGGCATACATCCCCAACTTTCGCACGGCGTTTGAGCACTTCTGCATCCATGCTGGCGGCCGTGCGGTCATTGATCAGCTGCAGAAAAGCTTTGGGCTTTCCGACGAGCAGGTCGAGGCGTCACGGATGACGCTGCATCGGTTCGGAAACACGTCGAGTAGCTCCCTGTGGTATGAACTGGCCTACATAGAGGCCAAGGGCCGCATGCGCAAGGGCGACCGTGTGTGGATGATTGGGTTCGGATCTGGATTCAAGTGCAACGGCGCAGCATGGGAATGCATCAACCCCGCACGCAACGCCGATGGGCCATGGGCTACGTCCATCACCAGATATCCGGTGGACATTCCATACGTTCTGAAGCATTAAGCTGTTGACCATAGAGACGGTCACAGTTCGTCCTCGTGGCGCACCATTAAATAAAGGAAATGACATCGGTGACATCGGGAGAACAGTAAAAACTAGAAGACGCTCACGTCTTGCTGTTGAAgttggttttaatatttttcttGAAAAAAGGAAAGAAGTTGGTAGTAATACATTTGAATAAGATTTGATTGTACAAACTCTAAATATCTATTTTATTATTATATAATAAAAGTTTTTAAGCGATAGATGCGAGCGCATCACTTCTCCTCTCTAAATATATGTATGCATGTGTTAGAATGAATCACTCACAGGGGCACTCCTCCGAATTACAAGTATGCATGCAAAAGAGGACGAAAAACTGTTGTCATTCTACATTCTTCTATAGTTACTATTAAAGGGAGGTGATATTTTTGGTTTTGTCCCGCTTCGTTTGGTCCCGCTTCAATTAATTTCACGTATGCTATTTGATTTCGTTATTTGCCAACTGTTTTCGCCGAGCGGAGAAAGCCTACCTGGCGGCGCACTGAGGCCCTGGTCCTGAGAGCTGGCAAAAAAAAATTTGTCGATGGAAGGGTTCGATCTCATAACCTGCGAACCGGCCACACACCATTTTTCCAACTGACCCAGCTAGAGATATGAGAGGATTTTTTTTCCTCCCGTTGCGACGCACGGGGCTTTGCTAGTCCTATtctacactttaaaatattttatagcttAAACCGTCTGTCCGATTGACAAAATACTTTCATATAACTGATCCGTGGCGACGAGACTTTCGATAGTAGATCTCATGCTGACATGTTCCACCAACTTTTTTTGATAAAAATTTATCACGTCTAAGCTATGTTAGTTATAATGTCTATCACGTATAAGTTATCATTCTCTGCACATAGAAAATACCGGGCTTAAAAAAATATCCTCCAACCTTTTTCACATATGCACATTCATGCATGTACTACAGGACCAAAAATTAATGCCATCCTACATTCTTTCTATTTTAAAGCATTAAAATATTTTGTAGTTCAAACCATCAGTCCGATCGAAAAACCTTGTTCACATAAAAAATCCGTCGCGAGGAGATGTTCGAAACTAGATCTTATGTTAGTAAGTTATGATGACTTTTTTGAATCTAAAGTTATTTGGCCCGGCTAAGAAATGATTAGCTCTGCTG
Coding sequences within it:
- the LOC125548734 gene encoding 3-ketoacyl-CoA synthase 6-like, which produces MAVVYLMLRPRAVYLKDYAGFRTTHTCRIPFASFLEHAKQLPDLNERSIRFMTRLLERSGLGEETCLPPTHHYIGTHKYCTIDAARAEFELVTFSAIDDVLAKTGVAPEAIDILIVNCSLFCPSPSLVDMIINKYKLRSDIRSMHLSGMGCSAGLISVGLARNLLQVAPEGAHALVISTETITPNYYLGTERAMLLPNCLFRVGGAAALLSTSSKKARFRLKHVVRTLTGAQDSAYRCVFQEEDEKGHRGINLSIDLMNIAGDALKSNITAMGPLVLPVKEQLMFAFSFVARKVVGWRVKAYIPNFRTAFEHFCIHAGGRAVIDQLQKSFGLSDEQVEASRMTLHRFGNTSSSSLWYELAYIEAKGRMRKGDRVWMIGFGSGFKCNGAAWECINPARNADGPWATSITRYPVDIPYVLKH